A region of Carassius gibelio isolate Cgi1373 ecotype wild population from Czech Republic chromosome B11, carGib1.2-hapl.c, whole genome shotgun sequence DNA encodes the following proteins:
- the LOC127968111 gene encoding major facilitator superfamily domain-containing protein 4A, translating to MKQLFNERICALFRSNWQHTLTYWSVFFSFGLCVAFLGPTILDLRCQTQSTLQEITLVFFSQQFFLFIGSTIGGFFSKTLVHSLSALTVSSLTISVVFAIIPLCHKLLLLAFALAVSGLAMGIIDTISNLQLVKIYQKDSTVFLQALHFFVGLGALVSPLIADPFLSETSCVIGNSSTNSTSLTHLRNKLAGRQVHNVSSVHLHTDGDVVTNVSYAFWIMAITNLPVPIGILILMYRERLFPCGSDTSRRLIDGDVLAMKTWGTTHLSEDTGHEKETSRSHVDLFGCCLLGNVHSFPLSFFGIHILGGLVLFFSDGIVGSYTGFVYTYAVEPPMNLPHKTAGYLTCIFWAAITVGRLSAIPLSYRFKPVHLLIVSQVGVIVTLLLLLIFSNSSVFLFIGTCCLGLFISSIFPCTLAFTEDVLEYKGCATTVMVTSAGMGEMLLQVIVGSVMHNQGSFSFLLCGMIFGCLGFAFFILLFFVQQNHKNFTEAFPSNSPTERLEENGIKTCSAAVPNSWDTSE from the exons ATGAAGCAACTGTTTAATGAACGGATCTGCGCGTTATTCCGCAGTAACTGGCAGCATACTCTCACATATTGGAGCGTGTTCTTTAGTTTTGGACTATGTGTCGCTTTCCTGGGTCCGACCATCCTGGACCTGAGATGTCAAACTCAGTCCACGCTACAGGAGATCACTCTGGTCTTCTTCTCCCAACAGTTTTTCCTCTTCATTGGAAGCACCATTGGAGGATTCTTCAGTAAAAC GCTTGTGCATTCTTTGTCAGCGCTGACTGTGTCCAGCCTCACCATCTCTGTGGTTTTTGCCATCATCCCACTATGCCATAAATTGCTCCTGTTGGCCTTTGCCTTGGCGGTATCTGGTCTTGCCATGGGCATCATTGACACCATCTCTAACCTGCAACTGGTCAAGATCTACCAGAAAGACTCCACAGTTTTCCTGCAG GCCCTTCACTTCTTTGTGGGTCTCGGCGCTTTAGTGAGTCCCCTCATCGCTGACCCCTTCCTGTCTGAGACCAGCTGTGTGATTGGGAACAGCAGCACCAACTCAACATCATTAACACATCTGAGGAACAAGCTCGCAGGCAGACAAGTGCACAACGTGTCCAGTGTGCACCTCCACACCGACGGAGACGTGGTGACCAACGTTTCCTACGCCTTCTGGATCATGGCTATCACCAAT CTTCCTGTACCTATCGGCATATTAATCCTGATGTATCGAGAGCGGCTGTTCCCGTGCGGATCAGACACCAGTCGGCGTTTAATAGATGGAGATGTGCTGGCGATGAAAACCTGGGGAACCACACATCTTTCAGAAGACACTGGACATGAGAAAGAGACTTCCAGAA GCCACGTAGACTTGTTCGGCTGCTGTCTCCTTGGTAACGTGCACAGCTTTCCGTTGTCTTTCTTTGGGATCCATATCCTCGGGGGTCTGGTGCTCTTCTTTTCTGACGGTATAGTG GGCTCGTACACAGGCTTTGTGTACACCTACGCAGTGGAGCCCCCTATGAATCTACCTCACAAGACCGCTGGATACTTGACGTGTATCTTCTGGGCGGCGATCACTGTCGGCCGACTCTCCGCCATTCCTCTGTCTTATCGATTTAAACCTGTACACTTGCTCATCGTTAGTCAG GTGGGTGTGATAGTCACACTACTTCTGCTGCTGATCTTCTCCAACAGCAGTGTGTTCCTCTTCATCGGCACCTGCTGTCTCGGCCTATTTATAAGCAGTATCTTCCCCTGCACGCTCGCATTTACCGAAGACGTCCTGGAGTACAAAG GTTGTGCCACAACAGTTATGGTGACCAGCGCAGGGATGGGTGAGATGTTACTCCAGGTGATCGTGGGTTCG GTGATGCACAATCAAGGTAGCTTCAGTTTCCTGTTGTGCGGAATGATCTTTGGCTGCCTGGGATTCGCTTTCTTCATTCTGCTGTTCTTCGTACAGCAAAATCACAAAAACTTCACAGAAG cttTCCCTAGTAACTCCCCTACCGAAAGACTTGAGGAAAATGGGATCAAGACCTGCTCTGCTGCCGTGCCGAACTCATGGGACACATCAGAGTAG